In Juglans regia cultivar Chandler chromosome 13, Walnut 2.0, whole genome shotgun sequence, the following proteins share a genomic window:
- the LOC108997215 gene encoding gluconokinase-like isoform X2, giving the protein MGVSGAGKSTIGELLAKAMNCSFHDADDYHPPSNKEKMQKGIPLSDEDRIPWLETLGNTLRESLVSEKSVILACSALQRRYRDILRSADPNYVAGSLAGVVKFVLLDAGSEVLAARLEKRAAEGKHFMPAELLQSQLDLLQIDESEGILKVDATLSPQTIVNIIYTWIL; this is encoded by the exons ATGGGTGTCAGTGGTGCTGGGAAATC CACTATAGGTGAGTTGCTGGCAAAAGCTATGAATTGCAGTTTTCATGATGCTGATGATTATCATCCACCATCAAATAAAG AAAAGATGCAGAAAGGAATCCCTCTTTCAGATGAAGACAGGATTCCTTGGCTTGAAACATTAGGGAATACCTTACGTGAGAGCTTAGTCAGTGAAAAAAGTGTGATTCTCGCATGTTCTGCTCTTCAAAGGCGATACAGAGACATTCTCAGATCTGCGGACCCAAATTATGTGGCGGGAAGCCTTGCCGGTGTGGTAAAGTTTGTTTTGCTGGATGCTGGGAGTGAGGTGCTCGCTGCTCGTTTAGAGAAAAGAGCTGCAGAAGGCAAGCATTTCATGCCGGCTGAGCTTTTGCAATCTCAGTTAGACTTGCTTCAGATAGATGAATCCGAAGGAATATTAAAGGTAGATGCCACTCTCAGTCCACAGActattgtaaatatcatatacACATGGATATTGTAA
- the LOC108997215 gene encoding gluconokinase-like isoform X3, with protein MNCSFHDADDYHPPSNKEKMQKGIPLSDEDRIPWLETLGNTLRESLVSEKSVILACSALQRRYRDILRSADPNYVAGSLAGVVKFVLLDAGSEVLAARLEKRAAEGKHFMPAELLQSQLDLLQIDESEGILKVDATLSPQTIVNIIYTWIL; from the exons ATGAATTGCAGTTTTCATGATGCTGATGATTATCATCCACCATCAAATAAAG AAAAGATGCAGAAAGGAATCCCTCTTTCAGATGAAGACAGGATTCCTTGGCTTGAAACATTAGGGAATACCTTACGTGAGAGCTTAGTCAGTGAAAAAAGTGTGATTCTCGCATGTTCTGCTCTTCAAAGGCGATACAGAGACATTCTCAGATCTGCGGACCCAAATTATGTGGCGGGAAGCCTTGCCGGTGTGGTAAAGTTTGTTTTGCTGGATGCTGGGAGTGAGGTGCTCGCTGCTCGTTTAGAGAAAAGAGCTGCAGAAGGCAAGCATTTCATGCCGGCTGAGCTTTTGCAATCTCAGTTAGACTTGCTTCAGATAGATGAATCCGAAGGAATATTAAAGGTAGATGCCACTCTCAGTCCACAGActattgtaaatatcatatacACATGGATATTGTAA
- the LOC108997214 gene encoding altered inheritance rate of mitochondria protein 25, which produces MNWTKAWCYLGRTQKTIERISPSYHTINGACASEKIIVLHCLQSQSGCLPARYLLKDDLCGGPIGFRDRLISTRNIVSRYKLPGCLEGNSPWSKQSTITLSRKFGHKVDSDTHLTREFLVKLWVADRKMKNYRRKGRRKIATYGNAGGKAYDSPHQYGRWYSGASLTEQNFMDQEKPVLTQPPLSQSVSGLLKPQSPEEAQVIPLLARSNLLITRNIEWANLVLGFEQENRYAIVDVCYPQSPVGFIREQSNILTRQFLRLRRPFVAYITDGMGNELFRVRRPFWWITSSIYAEINGKEVGVVHRRWHLWKRVYDLYLGNTQFAVVENPGFWNWTFTLKDIDGKVLAQIDRDWRGFGFEIFTDAGQYVIQFGSSDPSSKTGPARGIQELEVARPLTLLERAVTLALAISLDNDYFSRHGGWGLPFVAVGE; this is translated from the exons ATGAATTGGACAAAAGCTTGGTGTTACCTTGGCAGAACTCAGAAAACTATTGAAAGGATTTCACCATCATATCACACTATAAATGGTGCTTGTGCCTCTGAGAAAATTATAGTTCTTCATTGCTTGCAATCTCAAAGTGGATGTCTACCAGCAAGATATTTGTTGAAAGATGATTTGTGTGGTGGGCCAATAGGCTTCCGAGATAGGCTGATCTCCACACGCAATATTGTTTCGAGATATAAGCTACCTGGTTGTTTAGAAGGAAATTCCCCTTGGTCAAAACAGAGCACAATAACTTTATCTCGCAAATTTGGACACAAGGTCGACAGTGATACTCACTTGACAAGGGAATTTCTTGTAAAGCTTTGGGTTGCTGataggaaaatgaaaaattataggaGAAAGGGAAGACGAAAAATTGCTACGTATGGAAATGCTGGTGGAAAAGCATATGATAGCCCGCATCAGTATGGAAGATGGTATTCAGGTGCATCACTTACAGAACAAAATTTCATGGATCAGGAAAAACCAGTTTTGACTCAACCACCTCTCAGCCAATCTGTCTCAGGTCTTCTTAAGCCACAATCTCCAGAGGAG GCCCAGGTCATCCCACTTCTTGCTAGATCCAATTTGCTGATTACTAGGAATATAGAGTGGGCGAATCTTGTGCTTGGTTTTGAGCAG GAAAATCGGTATGCAATAGTAGATGTGTGCTACCCCCAGTCT CCTGTTGGCTTTATTCGTGAGCAGAGTAATATCCTTACCAGACAG TTTCTTCGACTAAGACGCCCTTTTGTCGCTTATATAACCGATGGCATGGGTAATGAGCTCTTCAGG GTTCGCAGGCCTTTTTGGTGGATAACCAGCTCAATTTATGCAGAGATTAATGGTAAG GAAGTTGGTGTAGTTCACAGACGATGGCATCTCTGGAAGAGAGTGTATGACTTGTACCTGGG GAACACGCAGTTTGCAGTGGTTGAAAATCCTGGCTTCTGGAATTGGACATTCACTTTGAAAGACATAGATGGGAAAGTGCTTGCTCAGATAGATCGTGACTGGAGGGGGTTTGGATTTGAG ATCTTTACTGATGCTGGTCAATACGTGATCCAATTTGGGAGTTCTGATCCCAGCTCCAAGACTGGCCCTGCTAGAGGG ATACAAGAGTTAGAAGTTGCCCGTCCACTGACACTGTTGGAGAGAGCTGTGACTCTGGCTCTTGCTATATCACTGGACAATGACTATTTCTCGAGACATGGTGGCTG GGGGCTACCATTTGTTGCAGTTGGTGAGTAG
- the LOC108997215 gene encoding gluconokinase-like isoform X1 — protein sequence MASDLKGIVVVIMGVSGAGKSTIGELLAKAMNCSFHDADDYHPPSNKEKMQKGIPLSDEDRIPWLETLGNTLRESLVSEKSVILACSALQRRYRDILRSADPNYVAGSLAGVVKFVLLDAGSEVLAARLEKRAAEGKHFMPAELLQSQLDLLQIDESEGILKVDATLSPQTIVNIIYTWIL from the exons ATGGCTTCTGATCTCAAAG GAATAGTTGTTGTGATTATGGGTGTCAGTGGTGCTGGGAAATC CACTATAGGTGAGTTGCTGGCAAAAGCTATGAATTGCAGTTTTCATGATGCTGATGATTATCATCCACCATCAAATAAAG AAAAGATGCAGAAAGGAATCCCTCTTTCAGATGAAGACAGGATTCCTTGGCTTGAAACATTAGGGAATACCTTACGTGAGAGCTTAGTCAGTGAAAAAAGTGTGATTCTCGCATGTTCTGCTCTTCAAAGGCGATACAGAGACATTCTCAGATCTGCGGACCCAAATTATGTGGCGGGAAGCCTTGCCGGTGTGGTAAAGTTTGTTTTGCTGGATGCTGGGAGTGAGGTGCTCGCTGCTCGTTTAGAGAAAAGAGCTGCAGAAGGCAAGCATTTCATGCCGGCTGAGCTTTTGCAATCTCAGTTAGACTTGCTTCAGATAGATGAATCCGAAGGAATATTAAAGGTAGATGCCACTCTCAGTCCACAGActattgtaaatatcatatacACATGGATATTGTAA